Proteins encoded by one window of Lathyrus oleraceus cultivar Zhongwan6 chromosome 1, CAAS_Psat_ZW6_1.0, whole genome shotgun sequence:
- the LOC127115243 gene encoding uncharacterized protein LOC127115243, protein MIRGSIAESESAKKFLETVEQFFAKNDKTETSSTLSKLISMVYKVKGNIREYIMKMSSLATKLKALKLELLKDLIVHLVLISLLIQFGKFKVSYNTQKDKWSLNELISHCAQKEERLKRDKTKIAHLATSSQNKRKKPAGNFS, encoded by the coding sequence ATGATTAGGGGCTCGATTGCTGAGAGTGAAAGCGCCAAGAAGTTCCTTGAAACTGTGGAACAATTCTTTGCTAAAAATGATAAGACTGAGACAAGTAGTACTTTGTCCAAACTCATTTCAATGGTCTATAAAGTCAAAGGTAACATAAGGGAGTACATCATGAAGATGTCCAGTCTCGCAACAAAACTCAAGGCATTGAAGTTAGAACTTCTTAAGGATTTGATTGTGCACTTGGTTTTGATCTCTCTCCTGATACAGTTTGGGAAATTCAAAGTCAGTTACAATACTCAGAAGGACAAATGGTCACTCAATGAGCTCATATCTCACTGTGCGCAGAAGGAAGAGAGGCTAAAAAGAGATAAGACTAAAATTGCTCACTTGGCTACCAGTTCTCAGAATAAAAGGAAGAAACCTGCGGGAAACTTTTCTTAA